AGACTGTTAACATTATTTGCATCAAAAGCTTTTTTTTATAAGTAGATCACGTTTCTAATCCATTATCAATGATGCTAAAATTGGTCGAAACTATCTGAGGATGTTTACTTTACTTAACATATTATTATTGATAAGCTGCTAATTTCGGGTTTGATGGCAGGGTGGATGTTGTAGTCTTTGTCATCTGGGAGCTAGTCATCTTAGCCTTCTTAGTCTTCTCTGCCGTTTCCTTGTACTTCAAACGATTGCAGCTCGCCTTCATCTTGGTATGCGTCACTTTGCTACTTCTTGTTTGCATGAAGGTCACCAAGCAGGTGAGATCAGCCAGGAAGAAGAAGCGAAGGATGCTTCTTCCACTTTCTATGTAAAGAAACACCAAACAAACCCCCATCGATCATGAGAGAAGTTgcaactctcttttttttcttcttcacaaaAACTCACCTCCTGGTTCACAATTATAACGGATGAAGATGACAGTTATGCTTACGGCAGGAGGATTGAGTCATGTCAGGGTGACTCAGCCCGGCAATCTTAGGCTTTAGGGTTTTTAGAGTCTGacttatcattttttttctgattAGCATTTTGGCTTTGTTCAGGGGAAATAATGTGTTGAAAATTAAAGAGTTATTATGTTTCATGTGTAATTGTGGTTGTGAAATTCAGACAAATGAGAAAAATAATATCGAAGCTTTCATTATTTGATTTCCACTGGACCATGGAgattagttttgtttgtttcagtttgtttggtttgttgtttTGACTCCGTTTACTGATTATCAAACAATACAAAATCGTTCTTATTTGTAGAAGAGGGAGACAAGTCTAGTGGGCTCGAGAGGGCTCCTCTCATCCTCCGAGTTCTCTCGAATCATTCGGCGTTATGGATGGAGTATAGAGTAAATAACTGGGCCAAGCGCCATATGATTTTCGTATTAATGGGCCAAGCGTCATGTGATTCTCTGTCCATGTACCTTCGTCatgaaatttttcatcaataaggACCACAAAAGATTAAGATGCACCAAATAGAAGTTATAACGGTGTAACTTCATAGTTGAAAAGTGATGGCTCGTAGGATTTCATGTGACTTGGCGGGGAAAAAGACAAGAGGAAATTAAAACAAGGGAGATAGATACACAAGAAAGTGAAAAATAGAGAAGTTGAGGACGTGAATATAGGGGAAAAGCAGCAGCAATTTGCTCTAACCGGTCACATCTCACATGCTCTGTTTTCGCCACCACATCTCCTTTTACCTTCTCACAAACTCATACTTTGTGGTCTCAATTATATGTAAATGTGGTTTCGCCACTCgcaattaaaattattaatacgGTATCCAACTTTTTGTTATCACCAAGTtctaaaatgaaaacaaatttcTCAACACAGAAAAgttttttactattattattgtGAGTAATCAGTTGATAAAATAGCTTATCAAATAGCACTctccatatattattattaactttacTACTTTAGAGGacgatttttcttttaatttgttataacttatatctattatttaactatataaattgttt
The Raphanus sativus cultivar WK10039 chromosome 1, ASM80110v3, whole genome shotgun sequence DNA segment above includes these coding regions:
- the LOC108854016 gene encoding uncharacterized protein LOC108854016, whose amino-acid sequence is MITRSNLAEQLREYQIRSKHDWASVSFFSSTSSFSSSRVDVVVFVIWELVILAFLVFSAVSLYFKRLQLAFILVCVTLLLLVCMKVTKQVRSARKKKRRMLLPLSM